In Roseiconus lacunae, the following proteins share a genomic window:
- a CDS encoding FG-GAP-like repeat-containing protein, whose amino-acid sequence MREAVARRDWEDAELASRQALIEEPGDPDLITLAAGIAAFQDRKREAAKMLVEAAEVAEYQPLERIDSAVRGLMDVGEIYAAIELLETSLKQFPERDAQRQVLVGFYNEVQRGEMVPPHLWQLIKRRHFSLPLLLTTTERSSRRLSDSSSQRLLERNPHDHRVRLSEAFLSLYRRDFVSAAGTLQQILEHHPDFAPAYAMYGQALSGMLRFDEFDQWVSNAPVGVRNYADYWLTIGDFLANQRQLDQATRAYWEACQRDPARGLAWDRLRLSAMQLKESESENADLVTDTALAAIEAHAKGLIVVRDAFNDFCGNSKDSQRAATKVARGLLDVGRTWEAEAWSALALNFKNEPSPDLSGLREQIIATLRRDASWVSKSTPGLQVDFSFLPEPELGQLRFASSDMLVPELLSHDHIRLRSSGNDWGLQSIGVGNDPSDPKLAPLIRSTGAGGGMLDYDLDGFADLIVVNAGGTMLQADSMPNQLLRNDGRQFYDVSDQAAVADRRFGQGVSVGDFNEDGFPDLFIANLGVNQLLRNNGDGSFTDCSSLIADSVAAQWSTSAAFADLNRDGLADLFVAQYCQAVDSLKDACPNKAGEPGPCHPMVFAGDVDQVYESLGSGEFENVSQRWFADQVPGRGLGVLAGRLDKRQMGVFVANDMTRNAYYIAPAASETKLEDRATASGIAVDGQSLAQASMGIAASDFDHDGDLDLYVTGFGREYNIFYEQVVPGVWEDATAKLGLVEPTLSWVGFGTQAIDLDNDGLDELVVTNGNIGQFAEPGADRYEQPLQVFRRGEQGRFEELEDDSWGEYFKRDHVGRALWTSDVNRDGRNDLFVTETRSSIGLLINETKTEGHVIAFQVIGTNSSRDAVGTVIEFYVNGTPRTLWRLAGDGYLCSNEKQLLCGLGSADQVTEVKVTWPDGSIESLGRLEADRAYLIVEGQREAFESFQY is encoded by the coding sequence ATGCGTGAAGCGGTCGCTCGCCGTGATTGGGAAGATGCCGAACTGGCGTCTCGGCAAGCATTAATTGAGGAACCTGGCGACCCGGATTTGATCACCCTCGCTGCCGGCATCGCGGCTTTTCAAGATCGAAAACGCGAAGCGGCGAAAATGTTGGTCGAGGCCGCCGAGGTCGCCGAGTACCAGCCGTTAGAGCGAATTGATTCGGCGGTACGCGGCCTGATGGATGTGGGAGAAATCTATGCCGCGATCGAGCTGTTGGAAACCTCGCTAAAGCAATTTCCCGAACGCGATGCCCAACGCCAAGTCTTGGTCGGGTTTTACAACGAGGTGCAACGTGGTGAGATGGTGCCACCGCATTTGTGGCAGTTGATCAAGCGTCGGCATTTCAGTTTGCCGCTCTTGCTCACCACAACGGAACGGTCCTCACGTCGACTTTCTGATTCATCATCGCAGCGCCTGCTGGAGCGGAACCCCCACGATCATCGTGTTCGATTGTCCGAAGCGTTTCTTTCGCTCTATCGTCGGGACTTTGTTTCAGCCGCGGGGACGTTGCAACAAATTTTGGAACATCATCCAGACTTTGCCCCGGCGTACGCGATGTATGGACAGGCGTTGTCGGGGATGTTGCGATTCGACGAATTCGATCAATGGGTCAGCAACGCCCCTGTCGGCGTGAGAAACTATGCGGACTACTGGTTGACTATCGGTGACTTTCTCGCCAATCAGAGACAACTTGATCAAGCAACGCGGGCGTATTGGGAAGCCTGTCAGCGCGATCCGGCTCGAGGTCTGGCCTGGGACCGCCTTCGGTTGTCAGCGATGCAACTGAAGGAATCAGAATCCGAAAACGCCGATTTAGTTACAGACACCGCTCTCGCCGCCATCGAAGCTCATGCGAAAGGATTGATCGTCGTCCGTGATGCGTTCAATGACTTCTGCGGAAATTCTAAGGACAGTCAACGTGCGGCGACGAAGGTAGCGCGGGGCTTGTTAGACGTCGGGCGGACCTGGGAGGCTGAGGCTTGGTCGGCGCTGGCACTGAATTTCAAGAACGAACCATCCCCAGACCTTTCTGGTTTGCGTGAACAGATCATTGCCACATTGCGGCGAGATGCGAGTTGGGTTTCGAAGTCGACTCCCGGACTCCAGGTCGACTTTTCGTTCTTGCCCGAGCCGGAGCTTGGGCAGCTTCGGTTTGCATCTTCTGACATGCTGGTCCCTGAACTGCTCAGCCATGACCACATTCGTTTGCGATCATCTGGAAACGACTGGGGACTACAATCGATCGGGGTCGGTAATGACCCAAGCGATCCCAAACTCGCACCGCTGATACGATCGACCGGGGCCGGAGGTGGGATGCTGGACTATGACCTCGACGGTTTCGCCGACCTGATCGTCGTCAACGCCGGTGGGACAATGTTGCAAGCGGACTCGATGCCCAACCAATTGCTCCGCAACGACGGTCGCCAGTTCTATGATGTCAGTGATCAAGCGGCGGTCGCCGACCGGCGTTTTGGCCAGGGCGTTTCGGTCGGTGATTTTAACGAGGACGGGTTTCCTGATCTGTTCATCGCGAATCTTGGGGTGAATCAATTGCTGCGCAACAATGGCGATGGTTCGTTCACCGACTGTAGTTCGCTGATCGCCGATTCGGTCGCCGCCCAATGGTCGACTTCGGCCGCCTTTGCGGACTTAAACCGAGATGGTCTCGCCGACCTTTTCGTGGCACAGTATTGCCAGGCAGTCGATAGTTTAAAGGATGCTTGCCCTAACAAGGCGGGAGAACCGGGGCCATGCCACCCCATGGTTTTTGCCGGCGATGTTGACCAAGTTTACGAGAGTCTCGGATCGGGCGAGTTTGAAAATGTCTCTCAGCGATGGTTCGCCGATCAGGTCCCGGGACGTGGTCTGGGAGTTTTGGCAGGTCGGTTGGACAAACGTCAAATGGGCGTGTTTGTTGCCAATGATATGACGCGCAATGCCTATTACATCGCCCCGGCGGCTTCAGAAACCAAGCTTGAAGACCGGGCAACGGCAAGCGGGATCGCTGTCGACGGTCAATCTCTGGCGCAAGCGTCGATGGGGATCGCCGCGAGTGATTTCGATCATGACGGAGATCTCGATCTTTATGTCACGGGATTCGGCCGCGAGTACAACATCTTTTACGAACAGGTCGTGCCGGGCGTTTGGGAAGACGCGACCGCCAAGCTGGGCTTGGTCGAACCGACCTTGTCATGGGTTGGGTTCGGAACCCAGGCCATCGATCTGGACAACGACGGACTTGATGAACTGGTCGTAACCAACGGAAACATCGGACAATTCGCTGAACCTGGCGCTGACCGCTACGAACAACCCCTGCAGGTATTTCGCCGCGGAGAGCAGGGACGCTTCGAAGAACTTGAGGATGATTCTTGGGGCGAATACTTCAAGCGGGATCATGTCGGTCGCGCGTTGTGGACTTCCGACGTCAATCGTGACGGACGCAACGATCTCTTTGTCACCGAGACGCGATCCTCCATCGGTTTACTGATCAATGAAACCAAGACAGAGGGGCACGTGATTGCGTTTCAGGTGATCGGAACAAACTCCAGTCGCGACGCCGTCGGGACCGTGATCGAGTTCTACGTCAACGGGACGCCCCGAACGCTATGGCGTCTGGCGGGCGACGGATATTTATGCAGCAACGAGAAACAGCTGCTCTGCGGGCTCGGCTCGGCCGATCAGGTGACTGAGGTGAAGGTGACTTGGCCAGATGGTTCGATCGAAAGCTTGGGTCGCCTCGAAGCTGACCGGGCTTACCTGATCGTCGAGGGGCAACGCGAGGCATTCGAATCGTTTCAGTACTGA
- a CDS encoding DUF2071 domain-containing protein translates to MRLPVIRGIIDRRILANYRVDPDCMASALPPPFRPQLFGGHAIGGICLIRLKRIRPKLLPFPWGIGSENAAHRIAVEWESNGQTMSGVYIPRRDTDSMLNAIAGGKIFPGVHHHATFNVLENGEHYSVTMTADDGNAAVHVSGTVAPTISDSSVFNSIKSASDFFERGSLGYSDTNTYGRFDGLELKCENWHVESLNVDKIHSSYFEDESRFPHGSVKFDCALLMRNVAHQWHGRPDLCCGRAVGA, encoded by the coding sequence ATGCGTTTACCAGTCATTCGCGGCATTATCGATCGTCGCATTCTCGCAAACTATCGTGTTGATCCCGACTGTATGGCAAGTGCGTTGCCGCCACCTTTCCGCCCGCAATTGTTCGGCGGCCACGCTATTGGCGGCATCTGCCTTATCAGATTGAAGCGGATACGGCCGAAACTGTTGCCGTTCCCCTGGGGCATTGGATCCGAGAACGCGGCGCACAGAATTGCGGTGGAGTGGGAGTCGAACGGGCAGACGATGAGCGGTGTCTACATTCCTCGGAGGGATACCGATTCAATGCTCAACGCGATCGCCGGTGGTAAGATCTTTCCCGGGGTGCATCACCATGCAACGTTCAACGTGTTGGAAAATGGTGAGCATTACTCTGTCACGATGACAGCTGACGATGGCAATGCGGCGGTCCATGTTTCCGGCACGGTCGCTCCCACTATCTCTGATTCATCAGTTTTCAACTCGATCAAATCCGCTTCTGATTTTTTTGAACGAGGATCACTCGGGTATTCGGATACAAACACCTATGGAAGGTTCGATGGTCTGGAGTTGAAATGCGAAAATTGGCACGTCGAATCTTTGAACGTCGACAAGATTCATTCCAGCTATTTTGAGGACGAATCACGTTTCCCCCACGGTTCGGTCAAATTCGACTGTGCCTTATTAATGCGAAACGTTGCTCATCAATGGCATGGCCGTCCCGATCTATGTTGTGGACGAGCAGTGGGGGCATAG